GACATTTCTGATTGGCTCCTGTACATTGTTATCGACACagacatttcttattttgcttagaaatccgcagtctagcgatgatGAGTGGTTCAAAAGAATGTGGTACTTACTTctacattattcaaaatatcttCTACACTATTAAATCTGTTTATAAAATGTTTGGTGTTCGAGTTAAAATGGTTGCGAGTGCAAGGGTTAATTTCGTTTGCGACAGAAAATGGCACAGGGACCAAAATGGCAGAAACGCTGAACTACCGTATCGTGTGAAGGACTCCTGAACCCACTGCAATATGCGCAGACTGTAACAACCGAGTTTGAGGGTCGGGGTCCCTAGAAGTGGGGGCCGATCGCAAAAAGATCGCGAGGAGCAGGAGGCAGCGGGGTCTTTTGTCCAGGTCGCGAAGTGTGGAATTAACCGGTGCTTCCCCCTTTTCTAAAACCAACACGTAATTATCTCGCCGTTGGTTATTCGGTAATTTTCATCCAGGCGGGCCTTTTTCCACCGACAGGTACCGGGGCCCACGCCGATAACCGATATTTACATGGCAGGTGATATCAATTATCGTTCGGGAGGCGCCGCTAGCCCCCGGGGGCCAAAATTGCAGCCGGGCTTCGACTATGGCCCCCGTGGGTTCCCTAACAATTTACTCGATTCGCGCCTTCGTCAACCTTTTTTGCGGGCTTCTCCGGTCCTCGGGACCCACTCCGGTGAATCACGGATCCTCATGGTCGATTGAATGGAGCCTGAAAGAATTCCTTCATATTCCCTCATAGCCCTTCAATAGGGTTGGAATCGTGGCTCCGAGAAGCATTAGGCTAGCCGGGTACTGTTACCCGTAATTACCGGATTGGGAATTTTATTACCACGtcaaatttttatgtaattctaCGCGGATTTTATCTCGTCCTTGAGCGCTACATTATTTTCTAGCTACGCTTTTTATGGCGTGCTGATGGTGATGGTGGTTTACATTGTAACTCCTGCGGTCCAGCTACTATATGATTATGCTACTTGATACATAAATTGGCTAcgtttcgatattttattattttttgagaaatttaagGGATGACGTTTGATACAGACGATGAACTGCAAGGATAAGGTCTGCTATAAACGATTTTATTAACCCTAATTTGGGTACATGATGATAGTAACTTCTCAGCTAGAGGGAGTCTATGAATAGGCTGTTTAATGGCCTGGctataattataaaatgtttaacaaatttaatcTCTCCAGATTGagcttttttaatatttgataATATTTGGAGAAATTTAAAGGATGAAGTCTAATGGAGACAACGTATAACTGCTGGGGATTGGTTCCTTATTTTATTGATTctcaaaataaatgaaaatatcacAAGTAGAATTGTGGAGTTTCCTATCACAAAATAGGGGGAACACGTTGTTCCGCAAAGGAAGAAGATCAGTCAGGTCTGGCTGATATTTAGCCATAAATCAGTTTCCATTTTTTAAGAATCCAGCAATTTCCAGGCGTCCCGGCGAGCAGAAAAGTCGCGTCCGTCACCCGATAATGCTTCAGGGGACGAGGATCGGGAATCCGGGTCCGGATCGGCGTGGCACCCACGCGTTTTCGAGAAACAAGCCTGATCGTCTGTTGGTCTCCTCTTGTTCTTCCCCGAACGGATCGGGGCGTGACGGTGTGCTCTCGCCGTTGCAGCTGAGGCAAACGGTGACTCGATAAGTACCGTGATAGTCGCCCGGGGCAAAAACAAATAATAACTTGGCCAAGAGGGGCCCCGTTGGTTAACGGCGACGCGACGAGACCAGAGGATCGAACCAATCTCACCTTATTTCGAGGCCGACTATCGCAATTTTCGGGACGGTTGTCTCATCACGAAACCAGGCTTCGGCGTGGACGCGGCGAATTACAGGGCGCCGGCCACCCCGTCGTATTACGGTGTTGGTTTTCGAGCCTTTTGTGTTAAAAAGACACGTATAATCATCTTTCCCCCGTCCCCAAAGCCTTTCCGGCCGGATGGACCACGCCGGGATACACCAAACTGGCGTTTACCGTATCCTGGCTGCTTCTATTCTCCACCCATTTTTCGCTATATCCCCCTCTGCTCCCATCACCTTCGTCatatctctctttttctcttgatACACTCCTGGACAAAATGACAGCACGCGCGAATTCTCGTAAACTACATACACTGCAGACGAGAAGTGTTTAAACGCTAAATGCCCGATTCTCGAAAAACAGGCTATGTTTGAACTGTGATAAACGTGCATTCATTTCAAAGCCTAAAGCCTCTACTATCACAgtgcaacttaatttttttctaGGATAGTTTTCCATGATATGGCAGGTGGAAAACTGAGGACACGTTTTTCGtcgaaaatagtataaattcaaTCGTCCGTGAAAACGTCAACAAATTTTTTCCCGAATGAATCTAtgacagatttgaagattgaaacttcctttttataacgacattttaaaaattgatgtacgattttttctagACGTTTTACCGGGCTTTGAATGAGGGGAGTGTCGCCAACTTTACAGTAGTACAAGTTATTTTTCCCCCATAAGATagtgaaaaaaaatcatacatcaatttttaaaatgtcgttgtaaagagggggcttcaatcttcaaatctgtggtaGTTacatttacgaaaaaaattttttgacgtTTTCACGGACGATTGAATTTGCaggattttttagaaaaatcttagaGGAACATGACTATTGCACGCAACAAATCTCGAGCAATTTCGCGTGACGTTCGATGGAACgcgaataattttgtccaggaGTGTATTTTTCTCTCGCCTGCAGCATTCTCCATGCTCATCGATTCGGTCCCCCGGTCCCGAAGGTTGCAATGAACGAGACGCTAAGATCGAAGACGTTTTGCTACCTGAAGTTGTTCGAGTTTGCATGAGAATCATAGATCCCGCCTTCGGACAGGTGCCAAGGTGGACCGGTCCGAATCGTGGCGAAATTGCAGCCCCCCAACTGTCTGGGGTTAGGGTATCGATCGCGTGATCGCATACTCGCGCGCCGATTACCTTACCGTCGATTGCGCCGATCATGAAGGCGGGTAAGTTTCGGGTACTTCGCGCAATGAGTTTGTTTTTCGCTGGCGGAATTGATCGATACGGCCGTGGTCTTTCTTGATTTACTGGTCTCGATCTCTTCGGTCGAGGAAGCCGAAGGTTAGAATTAAGGCTGCTCGCTGGAATTAAATTAACCCCCACCCCTCCGCCGTACCGGTAACACGATTTTTTTTTCGTCTGGGATGAATTATGGGAGACGGTGCGGAGGATCGTTGAACGTAGGGTgagaattataaataaatttcggGTTACGAGGTTTCTGGAATGAGGCCTCGAGTTGATTGGATAGATGCAAATAGAGATAACCGACTTAAAAAGTGTGTGGTTTTTGGGTGAGCTTGATGGTATTTGGTTTTGCGAGTGGAGGGGGTGATTTATGTGTGCCTGGGTTTTAATTGGGGATTAAGTGTGATAGTTAATTGTTGATAGTTTATTGCGTCAAGAGAAGATAGTTTAGAGCACGTCAAGAGAATTGTCGTCAGAGCACAATTTAAAAAGAACAGTGACACTTGTACAGAATGATCCACACCACATTGTCGCAAAATTAATCTTCAATATTTCCGCAACACTTTATTCCTTTTCTCATCAACGAATTTGTGCAGAAAGAAACGAATACATTACGTTCGTAACAGGGGTCATCCAGCGGCGAAGAAACAGAGAGAATTCTTCTGCAAATCTCACGTGATTCATTTCGATGTTCTTGCAACGGTTCTCCTAGTACGTAAAATTTGGCCGAACTGGCTACGAATGAGCTCGACCAGTGACACCGGAATGCCCTAATTTCGTGTGATGTTTACATCAGTATCGTATGATATGTAATCAAGCTCCCCGGTCTTCAATTTGTAACGCAAGAAGCTTAATCGACTTAATTGTTTCTTTGTTAAGAAAAGAGGACAGATTGTTCACCGCGAATAATTGTCGTTGGAGTACAATGTAAAAGGAACAGTGACTTTACATTGTCGCAACATTTATTTTTTCACAATCTTCAATATTTCCCTAACAAACTACAGAATAAATCATATCACTGTACTTCTTTTTTCATCAACAAAATTGTTCAGAGGGATTGGCAATTGAAAATCCGTTAACGAATTTCAATTAAACAATTCAATAAGAAACAAATACATTACGTTCGTAACAGGCTCCATCCAGCGGCAAAGAAACTGAGTGAATTCTTCTGCAAATTTCAATTGGTTCATTTCGAAGTTCTTGCGAGAGACGGTTCCCCCAGCACGAAAATATTTAGCCTATCTGGCTACGAATGTGCTTATTACGTATGGTGTTTATATCAGTATCGTATGGTATGTAATCAAGCTCCCCGGTCTTCAACTTATAAAGACAAGAAGCTTGAGAAAATTTCCAGAGAATGGTTCGGAGGAAGAAAATTCGGCAGAAAATTCGAACGCTGTATGTTCAACTGTGTTTGCAACTCTGTTCTAGCTAATTCTAGCTAATTCTCGAATGTATAAAGCTTCCGTAAGTTAACACAGACTGCTATTTGTCTTTCGGCAGAGCATCCCGCTGGAACGGCACGGCAAAAATGTGGATGTTTCGGATCCAAGATCATTCACCATTACCACGCTCCAAATGCAATTAAAGTCCTTATTCCTAACACCCGAAGTTCCAAATTTTAAGTGTTATCGTGTGTAGTTTTATGCTTTGCATTTTCATTCATGAGTTTAGAAGTTTCTTTAGCTGATCAATTGTTCGATAAGCAGCAGATGCATTAAACccacatttaatatttttaaataatgtaacATAAATTGATCTCTTTCTTAAAATATGATGTTACTGATAAAACATAAGTTGATTTAAAGTTTTAAGATAAAATTAGTGCAATGTTATATCCTAGGACCCTTTATTccgatttttcatattatatattatagttCAGACCGATTGCATTGCTCGACGCAGCCCGTTGCGGGTGCAGCAGCCGCGGGGTGATCGAATTCGCATCAAACTATAGCGCGACCGTGGACACTGTTATTACGCGATCTTTCTAACGTGATAATCGACGCCGATTACTATACGACGAGCGGGATTTTGCGCGATTTACATGAGAATTTCGCGGAGCTGCCAATGAAAATTATTCGGTCGGTCCTCCTGCGCGTTATCGTGTCATCGGCCATTACTGCTGAAAACACGGTTCATCAATATTAATGACTGAGACAGTTCTTTCGTCGCCGTAATGACACGTTCTTCTCGCAGTCAATACACGTGATCAGCGAGGATCCAGCTGGCAGTTTTGCTCGCGAAATGAATTCGCGACGCTCGCAACCGTGTCTTTTTGCTAATTCGCGGCTGTGCTCACCTTTTTCCTGACACACGGTGCATCGGCCTACCGATGACGTTTCGGGAACGGGCAATTTGTACGGCAAGAAAGAATCGCATCTTTCAAAAACATACTCGCAGAACGGGAAAAAGCGTGGAGAATTTCGGGGGAGAGTTGCCGCGCGATTCGGGACTTCTGCGCTCTCTCGGCTTCGGACGTTTAGCAACATTCTTTTATACAAGCGTGCAGGCATCGAAAGATGAGTTCTATAAATCAGATGGTTAATGCGGTTCGGGGAGATCGTTAGCTGCGCACGGGCTCTTGGAAAATCGACGGTTTTGTCGGCGGATAAAAGTCAGTGTCTCGGGTCTAATGTTTCACACGCTATAATGACAGTTCTTGCGCCTGTGGAGACGTTAATAGAACTCTTAACGAACGTATTGAATTTTTGTTTGCAGTGCTGCAGTTGTTAAATGATCTCACTGTTCTCGGATCTATCCATTTCTGTTGGAAGTGCATCCAACCCTCAGTCTAAATATGAAAAATGAAATGTTGTTATTAACTAATTCAGCTTTTTAAGGGGGAAACgttgtgtaaaatgaaatttttgagcATTCTTTTGCTTAAATCGATAGGACATTTCCCGAGGAATACGATAAAGAAGGTAGAAAGTGATCAAAGATGTTCTTGTGCGTTATTTTCCATTTTAATTAACGTGGACGGTTGAGTCGAGGTACTTTAAACGCATTTTTCTCGAAACGCAACATTTCGCATGCCGTGCAACGTAGTTTAAAAATTAATCACTCGATCTTTATGAAACTTGGTatgttctatttatttagaatttatttatattcatatataaatatatataattggcCTCAGCATGACGAGCTCCGTTTTTTTTCGAAACTTcgccatttttgcaattttgcaaattttgatAAAAGAAGAACGGCGTTGAGCGTTTCTGCATAAACTAACGAttccattttgatttttttgtttcacaTCATTCGTGTGCATTGCACGCTGCACGGCGCATTTACAGGAtgccattttcaatttcatactCAAATTTAAATCAATCTACgcattacatttttcaaaaaagaTTCTTGAAAAACAGGCCATTTACACAAAGTTCCCCCCTTAAACAGGACCACccctttttaaacacctacgatGATGGTTCCTTCCTTTGGATATTCAATTAAAGAGTTGCTAAGAGTATGTAGACCGGTTCAAtacaatctatataaataaaaatgtaaacgtTTGTTTGTTCATAACCTGAGATCTCcgaaacggctgaacgtagaaagctggagTATGAGTCATTAGAtgcagcgtttcttcgggaaggttttcgGACAATTCGCATTCGAAAAAGTGCATTCgctcaaaagttgtgacgtcattagtgaccagagacgactttttcgccctcttttgggtacgtttctgcttataacttttgactggTAGCACCAATATTCAATGTGAGGTACTCATTGGATTCAGCTCGCCCAGTTCTTTCAAATGGCCACTGATCCGATTCTATATGTTGCATAGTTTAGGAGTTATAACACAAAAAGTgtgcgttttttttaaactttttggtTTACCGACTTTTTAAACAGCAGTAGCTTTTCAACCGTAGGTTTTAGGAAATATCTGAGAGCACCTTGGCGATTGGAAATTTAATTCTCTACAACTTTCATACTTGACACTTTTTTCTCCGACGCGATCTAAGGGGTAATGCAAAAAAACGATACAAACTCGAAAATGTTGATAGTTTTGAGGTATTTTCGGccgtaacttttgaaccgttTGTCGCAAAATAAGTTTCGAGCAAACAGGCATATTTAGCGTGCGAAAGTTTACAAAATAAGTCCAACAGTTTTACAGAagttagaatcagaaatatggtCAAAACGGTAAAATATGGTAgtgccacagcaacgcgtggccggGTACAGCTAGTATTAAATAAATGAGAAGGTATACAAATTTTCCAGGTTTTACACTGCACTCAAAACCGGCTGAACAGCATAATTTCTGTCTACAACTATCTACCCACTGTCAAAATGGCGGTTTAACACGATCCAAGTCTAGATAAAGCGTTCAGATCGTAAGGGATAATTGCAAGTTGAGAGATTACCAACTCCCTAGTAACCATGCCCTACCTTTCTAGACAAAGATCAGATAATCTAAAAGAAACGCCGGTTCTCAGATTGACGGATGATTGATGAAGGCGTGCGGCGCCAAAGTAACGCCTACGCGATTTTTATAATTAGAGGCCGGGATGCTAATAGTTAATTTGTCCGCCGTAACTTAGTGACGTGCGAGGGTTCGTTGGTTAACTGGTTTTCTCTGGCTTCCCCCTTCTCGTAATTAAGACGGAgtaatttttaatcaattgaACGAACGTGTTGCAGATAATGAGAAACGATATTGCACTGTGCAGCTCCGTTATTTAAAACATATTGGTTGTTGTAAGTTTGATGGAGGTTGTGTCTGCAGAACTAATTGATATTTGCAACACactttcattgaaatttattatacatagattAAATATAGAATATTCATACAATGTGACatacaaatttattatttatacaaaaattatGTTGTTGTATTACGTAAAATAGAAAAGAGTTTCATTCATTATCTGAATACATTATCAGAATACATTTACCCGCATCATTATAACGAATACAGGGCGCTCGAAATCGCCGCGATAAATCATGGAAAAGAGAAAATCGATCTTCACGCCCATTTCTGTGGGGAATCGGCTGGCTCGCGGCCACGCTCCGAGCGTAAGAGCTCGCGATCAAACAACGCGGAGCGGGCTTAACAATTTTCGCCTGCCGACGACGACGCTCCCATTCTTGCAGCCCGTTAGGCAAGGCTTCAGGTATGCAAGGTGTTCGGAGTGCAACGGAGGTGGGGAGAAAACGACGAAAATGCATCAACCAGAGCACGGCCCGCGGCCGATTCACCCACGTCAAGCCGACCGGCCGATCGAGTTTCGAAAGTACCTGTACTCGTACGATCGTGAGTACACCGGTGATGCAACTTCATCGAACGCCGCCAATGATCTGAATTTTAAATCGCGCGAGACCCGATGCGACGGGGACATTAAATTATTCCATCGGCGCGTATGTAAAGTGTCTCATTTAGCTTATTAAGCGAGTGACGGGCCCAGAAAGAAATTTCCACGCTGTGTACTCGGGTTTAGTGTGGCTTGTCGGAATTTCATACTATCTACGGACATTTCGAATTATCTCGATCATTGTATCACTTCTTTTTGGCATACGATTCTCTGTTTTAATAGTTAGAAGATATAGTTTACATTCGTGTACACACTACGCCATGATAAAGTGAAAGAATTATTGATCGGATTAAGAAGAAAACAAGAATACACTAACTAGAAGTGaaagataaataattaaaacacaATTAAAACATATGCTATTTACATTGTGAATAAATAattaagaaattcatttaaagGAAAGTATcgcaatagaatttcataaaccgGAAATTCTTAGCTTCGTTGCTTTATGATTGGAGACCTCGAGTTATTGAGCTTTCCGTTTTGTTGTCGTAGGTTTCGGTATAGTACTCTGCACATGAGCATACTTGGGATTTTTTGTGGTGATTGGGGATTTTTTCATTAGCACGGTTGTCGTCGTCGATGGTGAACGATTCTTGGGCTGTTGAATGGTGGCGTTCGGAGATCGTACCGTCGAAGTAACCGATATGGAACGCCTTGTGCAAATCGTACTCTTTTCAACCTTCATCCCCGAGTTCAATTTCGAGGACGTGGGTGTCCCAGGGATACCTGCCGAGGATCTTCTCAGCTTAGTCGGCGGCATTGGTCTTATCAAAGTCGAGGTCCGACCCAATCCTGGGAAACCTCCGATGGAAGACAGTCGTCGAATCGGTTTCGTTGATTGCGGACATACTTCCTGCGGATTTTAAGAGGTTTTTTCTTGATTAGTATCGACCTGGAGGCGAATAGtcaaattgaaatacaattaatCATACTCTTCTGCCGGTTACAGTTATTCAAATTTATAACACGATTCTCATTAACAAAAATTGTGGTTTTGTCAcaattcaatttcttaaatatcaAGTTAGAGTATTTGCTACAGtttcaaattttaaagaaatatatcAAATTAGAGCCGAATAAACGATTCTTCATAGTCTCCTCTTTACGTCAAGTTAGaggtgaataataaaataaaataaatatatgctCTTCCATATTCTTCAGCCTATTACAAttattgcaatttataattttcttttctcgttagctgaaaattgtggtttacttagaatttcattttttaaatgaacacATCAAGTTAGAGTATTTGATGTAGTTTgaagtatttaaataaatataccaAGTTAGAACCAAATAAcaagataaaattaaaatagtgtTCATATTCTTCTCTTTACGTCAAGTTAGAGGTGAATGATCAAATAAAATAAGTCAGTCTATTACAATTATTGCAATTTATAATCTTTTTTCTTGTTAGCTGAAAATTGTGGTTTGCTcagaatttcattttttaaatgaacacATCAAGTTAGAGTATTTGATGTAGTTTcaagtatttaaataaatacaccAAATTAGAACCAAATAAcaagataaaattaaaatactgttCATATTGTTCTCTTTACGTCAAGTTAGAGGTGAATGATCAAATAAAATAAGTCAGTCTATTACAATTATTGCAATTTATAATCTTTTTTCTTGTTAGCTGAAAATTGTGGTTTGCTcagaatttcattttttaaatgaacacATCAAGTTAGAGTATTTGATGTAGTTTcaagtatttaaataaatacaccAAATTAGAACCAAATGAcaagataaaattaaaatactgttCATATTCTTCTCTTTACGTCAAGTTAGAGGTGAATGatcaaataaaatagaaatatgttgtagtgAATGGTATGAGAATGATGAAACTCAGTGTCGAGTTCATCTGAGAAATGTGAATGGCGGTGTCATCGAGTGTGAAATAATGAAAGAGTAAAGTAAATTTGTCAACCTTTTTCACATCATCGATCCTCGATACAACGTTGCTAGCGCAATCTCGCAGCTCGTCAAATTTTTTCAGGATTCTTTGCAGTTCATTAGCAGACGCATCGGCTTCGATAAAAGTGTTGCTGATTGTTTGATCAGCGTCGACTTTAGCCTTCTCCTCTTCGCGAATAAAAGTGTCGGATTTGCCGATTTTGGTCACGTGAATCGCTGGACTCGACCGTGATATGAACTGTGAacacgaaaatattgatttcacaTCACTAACATTGCAACGATCGAACAATCGAAACAATTCAGATTCAATCACCACAATTATTAAATTACACAATTAAATATTTCactacattaatcctataataTAAACTACattaaatacatttgaataataaaatagaatgaaaaatatatttattatcacCCGTAAACtttatatcagatgattgcattagttcgtgcccgatttgaaaataaa
The sequence above is drawn from the Lasioglossum baleicum chromosome 8, iyLasBale1, whole genome shotgun sequence genome and encodes:
- the LOC143211368 gene encoding uncharacterized protein LOC143211368, whose protein sequence is MNHVRFAEEFSLFLRRWMTPVTNEDGTSAPLLTNQQIASAIHNVEQVLLGVNLAMPDYSSVKTPATGIAVCTPSAPMIQKSSLDTPNTSLGRYRSLDTLMAEDKDAATKVEELASKSQEEMDIDENTGNETTIEEMKFISRSSPAIHVTKIGKSDTFIREEEKAKVDADQTISNTFIEADASANELQRILKKFDELRDCASNVVSRIDDVKKEVCPQSTKPIRRLSSIGGFPGLGRTSTLIRPMPPTKLRRSSAGIPGTPTSSKLNSGMKVEKSTICTRRSISVTSTVRSPNATIQQPKNRSPSTTTTVLMKKSPITTKNPKYAHVQSTIPKPTTTKRKAQ